A stretch of DNA from Thermodesulfobacteriota bacterium:
ACGAGTTCGGCGACCCGTTTAACCTCGACATAGTAAACACGCTCAAGAAATCCCTCGCCCGCGAGGCCGGGGGGAGCGGGCTCAGGATAGAGCCCGGGGACTTCGAGGTCTACGACACCGAGTACCACACGCACGCGGCCACGGCGCTGCTGCTCGACCTCTCCTGGTCGATGAGCTTTCAGGGGAGGTTCCCCGCGGCCAAGAGGGTGGCGCTCGCGCTCGACCACCTCATACGCACCAATTACCCCCGCGACGAGCTTTACATAATCGGGTTCTCTACCGGCGCACGGAGGCTTACGACCCCGGAGCTCGCGGTCACGGCGTGGGACTCGAACGACCCCTTCACGAATATACAGGAGGCCCTGTCGGCGGCGGCCAAGCTGCTATCCAGGCAACGGAGCTCCAACCGTCAGATAATCCTCATCACGGACGGCCAGCCGACCGCGTACTACATGGACGGCTACCTCCAGGTGGAGCTGCCCATGTTCTTCGGGGGCCTCTCGCCGAGGGCGACGTTCGAAACGCTCAAGGAAGTGAAGCGCGTGACGGGGATGGGGATAAAGATAAATACCTTCATGCTCGACGACAGCGCGTCCCTCCGGCGGTTCGTCGAAGAAATGACGCGCATAAACAAGGGCCGGGCGTTTTTCACCACCCCTTCACAGCTCGGGAAGTACCTGCTCGTGGATTATCTCAAGAGAAAAAAGAAGATGCTCTAGTGCGCGGTTTCGGGGGTAACGGCCCTCGCCGTCTTGCCCGGCGCCAGCGGCCCGGCGACGGGATTTACGTCCTTGCACTCGTAGGGCTTCGAGAGCGTAAACACTTCGCCCAAGTGCGTCATGTACTCGCGCCTCTCGTGGTTCCTCACCCTCACCAGTACCTTGTCCGAGCCGCAGACGAACGTCAGCACACGCGATTCGGATTCCTTCATCCCCGCCATCTCCGGGCGTATCGACGAGACGTGAATGAACACCGTGCCCCCGAGACTCTCCTTTTTGGCCGTGGTGCTCAGCATGCCGTGCGGGATGTGCAGGTGCCCCGAGAACCAGAGATCGACCCTGTAATCCTTGAGCACCTGTCTGAATCTTTTCGAGCCGACGATGTTCCTCCCCTTCCAGGCCGAAAAGGATATGCCGCTCCCCTTGAGAGGCGCGTGCGTCACGACGACTATTATCTTGTCCTGGTTATTCACGACGAGGTCCTTCCACCACTCGAACGTCTCGTCGCTTATCTCCGTCGATTTACCCCTTTCGGAGTCGGACATGAATATGAATAGTATGTTTCCCTTGAGGATCGCGTAATCCGTTTCCTCCCGGAGCTTTTCCCTGAAGAGCTTCCCCCTGTCGGTCTTGAGGTCGTGGTTGCCGATTATCTCGTACCATTCCTCGACGTAAGAGCCGTTCCGCGTGTTCACGTACCAGTCGAAGGTCTCCTCTTCGGTGTCGTTCACGATGTCCCCGGCGACGATGGCGAAATCTATCCCCGGGACGTTCTCGTTCATGTCCCGGACAGCCTCTTCCCACGCCTTCCTGTGGCTCTTCTTCGTCGGCTGTATGTCGGCGAGCACCCACACGGTGAGCGTGTTTACCGGGTCGAACCAGTCGGCTTCTAGCATTTCCTTTCCGGAAGTATATCCGATGCGGCAGGACGATCCGAAGATAAGGACCGCCGCTATGAATGGTAAGAGGGCTCGCGTCATGATGACACTTAAAATATACGTCGGTTGCGCCCTTCCCGGATGGGGGCGGCGAGCGCTTCCTCTCCGTCGAGCCCGGTTATGGTCATCGGGACCTCGTCCCCGACATTGAAGTCCCCCCCGGTGATGCGGACGGAGATGTAATTAGGCGTCGTCCCCGTATTGCCCGACTCGACCAGCACGGGGAGCGTTCTTCCTATGAACGTGGAGTAGAATTCCTTTTTCTTACGGACGCCTATGGCGCGGAGGGCCCTGCTCCTCTCGCGTATGACGTCGGGCCTGACCTGCTCAGGCATGGCGGCGGCCGGGGTCTCTCTCCGGCGCGAGTACGGGAACACGTGGAAATACGTGAGCGCGGACTTGCCCGCCGTCTCGCAGGTGTTGGCGAATTCCTCGTCCGTCTCGCCCGGGAACCCCACCATTATGTCCGAGCCTATCGCCGCGTCGGGCATTGTCTCCCTTATGAGGTCCGTCATCCTGAGGAATCTTTCCGGGGCGTAGCGGCGGCGCATTCTCTTGAGTATGTTGGCGTCCCCGCTCTGAAGGGCGACGTGGAACTGCGGGCATATCGTCTCCGACGCCGCTATCTGCTCTACGAGCGCCTCGTCCATGTCGGCCGGGTCGAGCGACGTCAGCCTGACGCGCCCCACGACTCGGGCCTCGTCTATCCGGCGTATGAGCTCGGGGAACGTGGTCCCTATGTCCCTACCGTAGCTTGCGATGTGAACCCCGGTGAGGACTATCTCCCTGTAGCCGGCCCCGGCCAGCGTTCGCATCCGCTTTATTATCTCGTCTATCTCGAGGCTCCGCGAGCGCCCGCGCGCCCTCGGGATTATGCAGAACGTGCACGCGTAGTTGCATCCGTCCTGCACCTTCAAAAAGGCCCTCGTCCGCCCCGGGAAGCGCTCTATGCCCGGCGTCTCGAAGCTCTTTTTCTTCTCTTTAAAAATGTCGGATATAAAAAGCCGGGGCTCTTCCTGCGCACGCCCTTCCCTTATCGCCTTAAGGAGCGACGAGAACTTGTGCGAATTCCCGATAACGTAATCGACGCCCTCTATTCCCTTTATCTCGTCCGGCGATACCTGGGCGTAACACCCCGTTACGATCACGACGCCGTCCGGGTTCGACCTCCGGGCGCGCGATATGCACCGCCTCGCTTCGGAATCGGCCTTGTGGGTTACGGTGCACGTATCTATGACGTATATGTCCGCCTTTTCGGGGAACGGCACGGTTTTATACTTGCTTTCCGGGAGCCTGTTCAGGATTGCGGCGGTGTCGTATTGATTCACCTTGCAGCCGAGCGTGACGACGGAGATGCTTTTCACTGCCTCACCACCTCTTTTATCCACCCTCCGCCGAGCACCTTGTCGTTCTTGTAGAAAACCACCGCCTGCCCCGGCGTTATGGCCCGCTGGGGCTCGCGGAATTCGACAGTGGCGTCCGTTTCCGAGCTCATGTGAACCTTGGCCGAGCTTTCCCGGTGCCTGTATCTGACCTTCGCCTTTACTTCAAGTGTGTCGTTTAAGTGCTTGTCGTTAATCCATGTTATATTCTCGGCGACGAGTTTTGTCCCGTAGAGCCTGTCCTGGCTGCCGACTACTATCCGGTTCACCTTCGGTTCGATGCCGGTTACGTATACCGGCTTCCCGAGGGCTATGCCGAGGCCCCTTCTCTGCCCGATGGTGAAGGAAAATACGCCGTTATGCTTCCCGAGGACCTTGCCCTCGTCGTCCACTATCTCCCCCTCTTCGGGGACGAGGCTCGCCTGAGCGGCGAGGTATTCGCGGTAGTCCCCGCCCGGGACGAAGCACACGCCGGT
This window harbors:
- a CDS encoding metallophosphoesterase translates to MLEADWFDPVNTLTVWVLADIQPTKKSHRKAWEEAVRDMNENVPGIDFAIVAGDIVNDTEEETFDWYVNTRNGSYVEEWYEIIGNHDLKTDRGKLFREKLREETDYAILKGNILFIFMSDSERGKSTEISDETFEWWKDLVVNNQDKIIVVVTHAPLKGSGISFSAWKGRNIVGSKRFRQVLKDYRVDLWFSGHLHIPHGMLSTTAKKESLGGTVFIHVSSIRPEMAGMKESESRVLTFVCGSDKVLVRVRNHERREYMTHLGEVFTLSKPYECKDVNPVAGPLAPGKTARAVTPETAH
- the mtaB gene encoding tRNA (N(6)-L-threonylcarbamoyladenosine(37)-C(2))-methylthiotransferase MtaB codes for the protein MKSISVVTLGCKVNQYDTAAILNRLPESKYKTVPFPEKADIYVIDTCTVTHKADSEARRCISRARRSNPDGVVIVTGCYAQVSPDEIKGIEGVDYVIGNSHKFSSLLKAIREGRAQEEPRLFISDIFKEKKKSFETPGIERFPGRTRAFLKVQDGCNYACTFCIIPRARGRSRSLEIDEIIKRMRTLAGAGYREIVLTGVHIASYGRDIGTTFPELIRRIDEARVVGRVRLTSLDPADMDEALVEQIAASETICPQFHVALQSGDANILKRMRRRYAPERFLRMTDLIRETMPDAAIGSDIMVGFPGETDEEFANTCETAGKSALTYFHVFPYSRRRETPAAAMPEQVRPDVIRERSRALRAIGVRKKKEFYSTFIGRTLPVLVESGNTGTTPNYISVRITGGDFNVGDEVPMTITGLDGEEALAAPIREGRNRRIF